The genomic DNA CGGCCAGGAGCTTGGCAAATGGTTCCGAGAACTTGCGGGCCCCTTCCTCTTCCAGCTGATTGGTCAGCGCAGTCAGGTCCAAGCCCAGCTCGGGCAGGCGAGCCAGGACCTGCTTATCGGCGCCCTCAGATAAACGGCCGGCCGGCCGGCCTTTGGCGCGATACAGGTCCAGGGTTTCCACCGGAATGGTGTTCACCGTGTTCGGCCCAATCAGGGCTTCCACGTATTTCAGGTCGTCGTACTTGGGGTTCTTGTTGCCGGTGCTGGCCCAAAGCAGGCGCTGGGGCTGGGCACCCAGCTTACGCAACCTTTCCCAGCGGGGGCCGGCGAAAATCTCCTGGTATATCTGATAAGCCTGCCGGGCGCTGGCAATGGCCACTTCGCCCACCAGGGAGGCAGCCAGCCCGGCTTGCTCGCCCCCGGCTGCAGCTAACTTTTGCAGCTGCGGGTCAATCAGCACGTCAATTCGGCTCAGAAAAAAGCTGGCCACCGAATCCAGCCGGGTCACGGGCAGGTCGGCTTTCACCCGGTCTTCCAGGCCAGCCAGGAAAGCCTCAGCCACTTCCCGGTAGCGGTCCACCCTGAAAATCAGGGTGACGTTGACGTTGACGCCGGCCGCAATCAGGCGGCGAATGGCGGGCAGGCCAGCCCGCGTGGCCGGCACCTTAATCATGACGTTGGGGCGGTTTACCGCGTGCCAGAACTGCAAGCCCTCGGTTACGGTGCCTTCGGTGTCGTTAATAAGCTCCGGCGATACTTCCAGGCTGACGTAGCCGTCGCCCCCACTATTGGGCTGATCATATAGCGGGCGCAATAGGTCACAGGCCTGCTGCACATCCGCCACCGCCAGTTGCGCATAAATCTGCTCGGCCGTGAGGCCCTGCCGGGCCAGCTGACGGATGTCGTCGGCGTAGTCATCACTGCCGGCAATGGCTTTTTCAAAAATGGCTGGGTTGGATGTCACGCCCCGCAGGCCATCTTCCTCAATCAGGCGCTGCAGCTCCCCGTTATGCAGGATGTTGCGGCGGATATAGTCCAGCCAGATGCTTTGGCCAAATGAATGAATAGCAACCAGGGGATTAACCGATGAGCTCATTGTGAGGAAATAGCAAAGTCAATAATTAAGAAAGCACCTCTTTGGGCTCAATAGCCGCGGGCAGATGCTGCAGTACCAACTGAGCCTGCTTAACCACGTTGTCCACGGAGAAGCCGAACAGCTCCATGACTGCCTCGCCCGGGCCTGACTCCCCGAAGCGGTTCATGGCAATGACAGTGCCCTCATCGGTGGCGTACTTGTGCCAGCCCATGGGCGAGCCGGCCTCAATAGCCACCCGCTGGCGCACGCTGGGGGGGAGCACCTGCTGCTGGTAGGCCTTGTCCTGCTTTTCGAACAGCTCCCAGGAAGGCATGCTCACTACCCGGGTAGGCACGCCCTGCTGTTGCAAGACGTCCTGCGCTTGCAGGGCCAATGAAACCTCCGAGCCCGTGGCCAGCAGCAACAAGTGAGGCTGGCCGCCCTCAGCCTCGCGAAGAATATAAGCACCCTTCGCCACGCCTTCCCGGGCTGAGCCATACTGACTCTGGTCCAGCACCGGCAGCTTCTGGCGGGAAAGAATCAGCACCACCGGCGACTCGGGCGTAGTCATGGCCACGCGCCAGGACTCCACTGTTTCGTTGGCATCGGCGGGGCGCAGCACTACAATATTGGGAATGGTTCGCAGGGCCGCCACCTGCTCCACCGGCTGGTGGGTAGGACCGTCTTCACCCAGGCCGATGCTGTCGTGGGTGAACACGAAGGTGGCGTTTGACTCGGCCAGGGCCGTGAGGCGGATGGCGCCGCGCATATAGTCGGAGAAAGTTAGGAAGGTGCCCCCGTAGGTGCGCACGCCCCCGTGGTGAGCCATGCCGTTCATGGCCCCGCCCATGGCGTGCTCCCGCACCCCAAACCAGATGTTGGAATGCTCATAGGCCCCGGGCTGGAAGCTCAGATCCCCGCTGGTGGGCATTTCGTTGGAGCTGGCCAGGTCGGCGGAGCCCCCGAACAGGAAGGGTACGCTTTTCTTGAGGGCATTTAATGCCTTGCCGGAAGCCTGCCGGGTGGCCAGGGCCCCATCGGCGGCGGTAAAGACTGGCAGCGAAGCGTCCCAGCCTGCGGGGAGCTCTCCCGCAAACGAAGCCCTGAATAGGTCCCACCCCGCCCGGTACTCCTGCTGGTACGCTTCTGTTGTCTGCTGCCACTCTTCCTGCAGGCGGGCGCCCCGCTGCCCGGCCTCGGCCAGGTGGGTGCGCACTTCTTCAGGCACTATAAACGTTGCTTCCGGGTCGAACCCGAAAAATTCCTTGGCTTTCTTCAGGTTTTCCGCGCCCAGGGGCGAGCCGTGCACTTTGCTGGTGCCTTCCTGCGGGGAGCCATACCCGATGATGGTTTTCACGGAAATCAGAGAAGGCCGGCCCGTTTCCTGCTGGGCCGCCCGGATGGCGGCTTCAATAGCGTCCAGGTCGTTGCCGTCCGTGACGCGCTGGGTGTGCCAGCCGTAGGCCTCGAAGCGGGCCAGGGCATCCTCGGTGTAGGAGAGGCTGGTAGGCCCATCTAGGCAGATGTCGTTGTCGTCGTAGAGGTAAATGAGCTTGCCCAGCTTTAAATGGCCGGCCAGGGAAGCGGCTTCGGCGGCAATACCTTCCATCAGGTCCCCGTCGCTGACAATGGCATAGGTGTAATGATCCATCAGCGTGTGGCCGGGCTTATTGTACACGGCCGCCAGGTGAGCCTCCGCCATGGCCATGCCCACCCCGTTGGCAAAGCCCTGTCCCAAAGGCCCGGTGGTAACCTCCACGCCCGGAGTCAGGTGCGACTCGGGGTGACCGGGTGTTTTAGAGTGCAGGTGGCGGAATGCCTTCAGATCATCCAGGGAAAGATCATAGCCATACAAGTGCAGCAGGCTGTAAAGCAGCGCAGAGCCGTGCCCGGCGGACAATACAAACCGGTCCCGGTTGGGCCACCCGGGGTCCTGGGGGTTAAAGCGCAGAAATCGGGAGAATAGCACGTAGGCCATAGGCGCCGCGCCTAACGGCAGGCCGGGATGACCGGAGTTAGCCGCCTGCACCATGTCCACCGACAACAGGCGGATAGTATTCACACTGAGCTCGGCGGTAGAAAGGGTGGAATTGGTCACGGGAAGGCGGGTTTAAAGGGCAAGAATAGAGGAAGATTTATCGGGCGGGGAGGGTAAATCCAGCCCGCCCGATAACCAGTACCTCACTACCCCTGACGGGGGTAAATCTTATGGTCTGAAAAGTAGAAATTAATATCGGATTACACAAACGATTGTGTAATTAAACCCAAATTATGCCGCCCTTACGGCTGCACAAGGGGCCAGCCGGCGGCATCCCAACTGAGCTTCTCCAGGCGAAGCTTGGAGCGGCCCTGGTCAGCAGCATCGTAGCCGTGGAAAACCAGATAATCCTGCTTATCGAAGGTATATACCGAGTTATGTCCCAGGCCAAACCAGTTTTTGTCGCCGGCCAGCACCTGCGTGCCGCCGCCTTGTTCCAGGGCTACGCCTTCCCGGTCTACGTAGGGACCCGTAACGTTTTTAGAGCGCCCCACCATGATTTTATAAGTGCTCTGAGGGCCGCGGCAGCAGTAATCGAAAGAAGTAAACAAGTAATAGTAGCCGTTGCGGCGGAAGATAAAGGGCGCTTCAATGGCCCCGTCCCCGGGCAGGGAATCATTCAGCTGGGGTTACGGGGGCGGCGGGCCAGCGTGCGCCACTGCTCGGGCTGGGCGGGGGCTTGCAGGTCCGGGCGCAGCTGCACCAGCTTGATGCCATCCCAGAACGAGCCAAAGGAAAGCCAGGGCGTACCGGCCTCATCCCGGATCAGGTTGGGGTCAATGGCATTCCACATATCCCGGCCGGGCACCGACTGCACCACCATTCCCTGGTCTACCCACTTGAAGTCCTTGGCCCTGGGGTCCAGGGTTTTATTGGTGGCCAGCCCGATGCAGGAGGTGTTTTTCCCGAAAGCGGATATGGAATAGAACAGGTAATATACCCCGTTATGAAAGGAAATATCAGGGGCCCAGATGTGGTTTCTTGTGAAGCCCGGCACAGCCTTGGTGGCCCACTGCGGGGCTGCGGCGAAGATGGGCTTTTCCGGCCGCCAGTTTTTCCGGTCTTTGGAAGACCATACTGCAATACCGGGCCCGGTGCAGAACATGAAGTAGGTGCCATTCTGCTGAGCCATGACCGGGTCGTGGGCCGGAATCAGGGGGAGGAGTCTTTGGGGGACTGGGCCGAGCCGGCCACGCAGCCAGTCAGCAAAACCAGCAGAAATAGGGGCTTTAACAGTGAGGAATACATAAACGATTGTGTTGGGAAGGAACCTTTATTTTGTATGACCTGCTCCCTGATAAAATAGATCAGGTTGGCAGGATTATTTGAGCGTCAGCTCCAGCACGTAGCTGCTTAGAGGTTTGGCTTCCCAGTCACTGACTGGGATGCCCACCTGCATGCAGTAGTTGCCGGTATAGATTTGTATTACCAGGGGCGGGAACAGGTCAGAGTAGGAGCTTGACCGGATTGGCGATTTGCCAGCCGCCGAAGGGAAGTGGAAGGAAAAAGCCCGGAAGCCCGGGCTTTTTAAGAGGAAGGGCAGTGGAAGGAAGGATGGGCTTACTTAGCCGGCTTCACACCTTCCGTGGTCATGACTACGCGCTTCATCGTGCCATCCTTGTTGTAGTACAGGTAGTCGATGCACACCGAGCGGCGGAAGGAGCCCCCGTCGGTGGGGATGCTGCCGTTGTGGTAGATGAAATAGCTCTGCCCCTTAAACTCAATAATGGCCTGGTGATTGGTATTGGAGTTACCGGCAACTTCATTGAGAATGCCCTTAAACTCCCAGGGCCCTTCGATGCTGCGGCTCATGGCGTAGGCAATCTTCTCGGGGAACTGGTAGGCGTAGCTCAGGTAGTACCACCCCTTGTTTTTGTGAATCCAGGGGGCCTCCGTGAAGTTGGGCAGGTTGGAAACCTTGTTGATGGGGCCGTCCAGCTCCGTCATGTTGGGCTTCAGCATGGCCCAGTAACAGTTCGTGTTGCCCCAATACAGGTAGGCCTGCCCCTTATCGTCCACAAAAACGGTCGGGTCAATGTCATCCCAGGATATGGGACTCTCCGTCATATTATTGGTGATCAATGCAGAGCCCCGGGCATCCTTAAAGGGGCCGGTCGGGCTGTCGGACACCGCCACCCCGATGCTTTTACCCGGAATGGAACCGTGCTCCACGGCCACGTACCAGTAGAACTTGCCGTTGCGCTCTATCACCTGCGAAGCCCAGGCATCGGCCTTGGCCCAGGCAAAGGCCCTTACATTAAGCGGGGAGGGGTGCTCTTTCCAGTTCACCATGTCGGTGGAGGAGTAGCACAGCCACTCGTTCATCACGTAGCGCTCCTGGCGGGCGGGGGCCTCATCGTGGCCGGCGTAGAGGTACACCGTGCCGTTGTGGACCATAGCCGCCGGGTCTGCCGTGTACTTATCCTTGATGATGGGGTTGCCAGCCACCGGCACTGCCGTCGTCTGAGCTACCGCGCAACCCGTTGTCAAGGCCAATACACTACTCAGGAAAAGGTTCGCAGCGGGCAAAAGCAGGTTTTTCAACTTCATGATACTGCTCGCTTAGCGCTTGCCGGGAATCCGCAGCACGGTGAAGGAATTGGGGGCCAGCGTGTAGGACACGTTAGCCGAGGACACCTTGAACTTCTCCTCCTTGGGGGCCACATTCATGGGCTGCTCCAGGCTGTTCACCGCGTTCAGGTCGTTGCTGGCCAGCACAATGGCCCTGCCGGCTTTGCCCAGCTTTTTCACGCCCTGCAGATTGATGGTAACCGGGCGGGCTTCGGTGGAGTAGTTCACCAGCTTCACAATGATTTCGCCGGTTTTATCGTCGGCCACGGCGCTGCTGAACAGGTTGTCCTGGCCATTTTTGGCGTTGTCGCCGCGCTGCACCGGCAGCATGGTGGTGCCGGGGTTGGTGGAGTACATCTTCTGCACGTAGTAGTTGGGCGTGCCGTAGGACTTCAGGTTGTCAAACCAAATCATATCCGGGGTCCACTGCCAGGCCTCCACGTGGGCAAACAGGGGGGCGTAGGACGCCATAATCACCTTGTCGGCGTTGCGCTCCAGGCCGGTCATAAAGGCGGCTTCGGAAATGGCCGCATCCCAGCTGTTCTTGTTGTCGGGGGAGCCGATGGCTACCGTTTGGGCAGCGTACTCGCCGGCAAAGATCTTGGAGCCGGTGGTGGGGTAGTTGTCATAGCGGCCCACGTTCTGGCGGAACCACTCCGGCTTGGCGTAGTAGTGCTCGTCAATTACCTCGGCCTTTAGCTCGCGCAGGCGCTTGGTGGCCATGTCGAACAAAGGCCCATCGGGCGCGGGGCCGGCGCTGGACACAATGTTGATGGTGGGGTACTTGGCTTTCACGGCCTTCATAAAGGGCTCGTAGCGCTCCAGGTACTGGGGCCCCACTGCTCATTGCCGATGCCAATGTATTTCAGGTTGAAGGGGGCCGGGTGGCCCATGGCCACACGCTTGGCACCCCAGGCGCTGCTGGCCGGACCGTTGGCAAACTCAATCAGATCCAGGGCATCCTGAATAAAGGTTTCCAGGGTCGGGTCATCGTCGGCGTGGTTATGGCCGGCGGGAGCCGCAGAGGCGCTGGGGCCCGCCGTACCACCCGTGCTGCTGATGGGAGCCAGCTCGGCGGAGTTAAACTGGCAGGCCATGCCTACGTTCAGAATCGGCACGGGCTCGGCGCCAATGTCTTCGGAAAGCTGGAAGTACTCAAAGAAGCCCAGGCCAAAAGACTGGTAGTAGTCCGGGGTGGAGCGGTGCTTGAACTCCATGTTCCAGCGGTTCACCAGCGGCACGCGGGAGGCCAGGTCGCCAATGGTTTCTTTCCACTGGTAGCGCTCCGTCAGGTTGCGGCCTTCCACAATGCAGCCGCCGGGGAAGCGCAGGAAGCCGGGGTTCATATCCTTGAGCAGCTGCACCAGATCCGTGCGCAGGCCATTCTCCCGCTTGTTCCAGGTGTCTTTCGGGAACAGGGATACTACGTCCAGGTCCAGGGTGCCCGCGCCTTCCATGGTCAGCTTCAGGCGGGCTTTGGGGCCGTGCCCGCTGACTTTAATACGGCGGTGTATTTTTTCCACTCCCCGGTAAGGCCGGTGATTTTGGTTTGCGCCAGTACTCTGCCGGAGACGGCCGCCTCCGGGCCGGGGCCGCGCTGGCCTTCTTCCTCCAGGGTCACGTTCAGCCCGCTCACGCTGCCGGGCCCTTTCCGCAGGTACACGGAGAAGGTGTACTCGCCCCCTTCCTTTACGCCCATGCCGCGGAAACCTTCATTTACAAAGCCCGCATCCGGACTGGCCGTGGCCGCCGTCATCCGCAGAAAGTGGCGGTTGGCATTGCTGATGGGCTCCTGGCTGGATACGGTGTAGGTAGACAGGGCCGCGGCGCCGTTAATACCGCGCCAGCCCAGCAGGTGCTCATCCAGCTCAAACGACTTGTTCTTGACCAGCTCCGGGTACAAACCGCCATCCGCCGCGAAGTTGATATCCTCGAAAAAGAGGCCGTACATGGTTTTGGCGATGGGTGCGCCGGGCTTGTTTACCTGAACCGTGATGGTGTTGGCGGCATTTTTGGACTGGGACAGGGCCGGGGAATAAACAAACGGGCTGCACAAAGCCAGGCTGCCGGCCAGCAGGGCAAATCGGGTGGGAGAGGATGGGGGCATCATAAAGTAAATGGCGAAGCGCAGAACACCTGGCGGCAAAGAAATACCCGGCCGGTCTGCCGCAAATGGGAATAAGATGGAAGATCCACTGAGCTGGCCACTGAGATAACAGCAGGCAGCGGGCACAATCGTTTGTGTAAAGTAATAAGTAAATCTTAACAATTGGTTAATTTAATCTGAAAATAATTGCGGAGTATTCCTTTCCTAGGGAGGTCGGCTAAGAAGCTATTATGCCTCTCCTACTCGGGGATACGATAAAAAATGAGAATATATTTCGGCTTCTGACGCTAGCTTTCCAGATAATCCTATCTTTACACAAAGCATTGTGTAGCTCTCCCTCCTCATGGCACCTCGAAAAAAACAAGCTCCGGACCTAACCTCCAGCAACCCAGTATCCATGGCCGACCTGGCCCGGGAGCTGGGCGTGTCCATGACCACCATTTCCCGGGCCCTGAGCGACCACCACAGCATTGGCCCGGCCATGAAGCAGAAAGTGCTCAAGCTGGCCAAGAAATACAACTACCAGCCCAACCGCCTGGCCTCCGCCCTGCGCAAAGGCAAAAGCCAGCTGCTGGGCATTGTGGTGCCATATATTGAGGGCCGGTTCTTTCCTTCGGTAGTGCACGGCATTGAGTCAGCCGCCAGCAAAGCGGGCTACAATGTTATCATCTGCCAGTCCAACGAGGACGTGGCCCAGGAGCGGCGCAACCTCGATATTCTGCTTAGCGCCCAGGTAGCCGGCATTCTGGTGTCGCTCTCCCGCACTACCCTGGATTACCGCCACTTTGATAAAGTGCGCAGCCGGGGCATGCCCCTGGTGTTTTTTGACCGGGTAGTGGAGGGCGACAATGTAAATGCCGTCATTCTCGATGACCAGGAAGGCGGCTACGTCTCCACGCGCCACCTGATCAGCCAGGGCTGCCGCCGCATTGCGCACCTGGCCGGACCCCAGCACCTGAACATCTACAAAAACCGTCGCCAGGGGTACTTCGACGCCCTGCGCGAAGCCGGCCTGCCCGAGGATGAAAGCCTGGTGCTTTACTCCGACATGGGGCAGGAGCAGGGTGCGGAAGGCCTGCGTCAGCTGCTGGCCCTGCCCAACCCGCCGGATGCGGTGTTTGCGGCCGGCGACTACAGTGCCCTGGGCGCCATGCAGGAAGCCAAGCGCCAGGGCCTGCGCGTGCCCGAGGACATTGCCATCAGCGGCTTCAGCAATGAGGCCTTCACCGTCATCACCGAGCCCACCATCACCACCATTGATCAGCGCTGCGAGGAAATGGGCCAGGCCGCCGTACGCCTGCTGCTGGAAGTAATTGAGGCCGATGGCCGCCCCTTCGCTCCCCGGCAGGTGGCCCTGCGGCCAGAGCTGCTGGTCCGCAAGTCATCGGTGCGGCAGGTGGAAGAGTTGGTGGCTACCTCCGGGGTAATCCCGGTAACCGCCTAACTCCGCAGGATGATGGCGCCCGGGCACCTGCTTTTTCTGGACACGGAAACCACCGGGCTGCCCGCCCGCTGGGATCGGCCGTACGCGGAAAAGCAGGCCTGGCCGTATGTAGCCCAGCTGGGGTGGTTGATTTATACGCAGGAGGGCGAACTGGTCAAGACCACCAAGGCCTACCTGCAGATTCCGCCCGGCAGCATGCCGGCCTCCGCCACGGCCATTCATGGGCTGAGCTCCGAATTTATGCGGGTGCATGGCCGCGACCCCAAAGCCGTGCTGCGCCTGCTGCTGCAGGATTTAGCCAGGTATCAGCCCCGGGTGATTGGCCACTTCCTGCAGCTGGACTTTCACGTTTTGGGCGCAGCCTTTGCGCGGGCAGATCTGGGAAATCCTCTGCCGGATTTACCCCAGTTCTGCACGATGCAGCCCACCTGGCCTTCCCTGCAAGGCGAGCCCCAGCAGCGCCATCTGCGTCTGCATGAGCTACACGAGCTGCTCTTTAATGAGCCGATGGAGCGCCTGCATGATGCCTTTGTAGATGCTCAGGCCACCGCGCGCTGCTTTTTTGAACTGCGCCGCCGGGGGCTAATCTCCCCGGAGCTCATGGAGAACCAACCCCGGCTAACTACGCCTACCCAGCAAATCAAACCACACCCGTTCAGATGGCTGTTCCTGCTGGCGTCGGCTGGTAGCTTTCCGCTTGTAGCCTGGCTTGTATATGGATGACCGTCTTGCTTTTGTCCGCACCGTAACGCCCTTCAACCTGCTGCCCGATGAGGTGCTGCAGGGCGTGGTAAACCTGCTGCAGGAAGTACGCCATCCGCGTGAGGCCCTGCTCTACCAGCAGGACACCTCCAAGCTGCGCAGCCTGGATATTATTGCGGAGGGCGAGTACGAAACCTTCTTTTACGACAGCGGGCAGCACAAGCGCCTCCCGGAAACCTACGGTCCTGGCACCTGCTACGGGGGCATGTCCATTCTGCTCAACAAGAAACGCTCCCTGCGCACCGTGGTGGTGCACAAAGGCACCCGCGTACTGCAGCTGCCGCGCCGCGACTTCCGCGCCCTGTGCCAGGCCTACGAGCCTTTCTTTCATTATTTCACGGCCCGCTACGGGGAGCGGATGCAGGACGAGGAATACGCCCACTTCGTGAAGCCCGTTACTACCCCGGAGCAGAACTTCCTGGTGGCCGACCAGCTGTTTTCCCGACGCATCAACACCCTGGAGGTGCGCGAGCTGGTGACCTGCCCCGCCGACCTGCCCATTTATGAGGCCGCCCGCCGCATGGCCGCCGCCAAGGTTAGCTGCCTTTTCGTGACGGAAGCCGGAACTGACCAGATTATCGGCTACTGCACCGACATCACCCTGCGGGACAAAGTCATTGCCCGGCAGCTGGACGCCGCCCGCCCGCTGGGCGAGGTAGTGGCCACACCCATTGTATCTATTCCGCAGGATGCTTATGTGTATGAGGCTATTCTGCGCATG from Hymenobacter sp. DG25B includes the following:
- the tal gene encoding transaldolase, with the translated sequence MSSSVNPLVAIHSFGQSIWLDYIRRNILHNGELQRLIEEDGLRGVTSNPAIFEKAIAGSDDYADDIRQLARQGLTAEQIYAQLAVADVQQACDLLRPLYDQPNSGGDGYVSLEVSPELINDTEGTVTEGLQFWHAVNRPNVMIKVPATRAGLPAIRRLIAAGVNVNVTLIFRVDRYREVAEAFLAGLEDRVKADLPVTRLDSVASFFLSRIDVLIDPQLQKLAAAGGEQAGLAASLVGEVAIASARQAYQIYQEIFAGPRWERLRKLGAQPQRLLWASTGNKNPKYDDLKYVEALIGPNTVNTIPVETLDLYRAKGRPAGRLSEGADKQVLARLPELGLDLTALTNQLEEEGARKFSEPFAKLLAVLEQKRQEALAATTA
- the tkt gene encoding transketolase; this translates as MVQAANSGHPGLPLGAAPMAYVLFSRFLRFNPQDPGWPNRDRFVLSAGHGSALLYSLLHLYGYDLSLDDLKAFRHLHSKTPGHPESHLTPGVEVTTGPLGQGFANGVGMAMAEAHLAAVYNKPGHTLMDHYTYAIVSDGDLMEGIAAEAASLAGHLKLGKLIYLYDDNDICLDGPTSLSYTEDALARFEAYGWHTQRVTDGNDLDAIEAAIRAAQQETGRPSLISVKTIIGYGSPQEGTSKVHGSPLGAENLKKAKEFFGFDPEATFIVPEEVRTHLAEAGQRGARLQEEWQQTTEAYQQEYRAGWDLFRASFAGELPAGWDASLPVFTAADGALATRQASGKALNALKKSVPFLFGGSADLASSNEMPTSGDLSFQPGAYEHSNIWFGVREHAMGGAMNGMAHHGGVRTYGGTFLTFSDYMRGAIRLTALAESNATFVFTHDSIGLGEDGPTHQPVEQVAALRTIPNIVVLRPADANETVESWRVAMTTPESPVVLILSRQKLPVLDQSQYGSAREGVAKGAYILREAEGGQPHLLLLATGSEVSLALQAQDVLQQQGVPTRVVSMPSWELFEKQDKAYQQQVLPPSVRQRVAIEAGSPMGWHKYATDEGTVIAMNRFGESGPGEAVMELFGFSVDNVVKQAQLVLQHLPAAIEPKEVLS
- a CDS encoding family 43 glycosylhydrolase, translating into MFTSFDYCCRGPQSTYKIMVGRSKNVTGPYVDREGVALEQGGGTQVLAGDKNWFGLGHNSVYTFDKQDYLVFHGYDAADQGRSKLRLEKLSWDAAGWPLVQP
- a CDS encoding family 43 glycosylhydrolase, which produces MAQQNGTYFMFCTGPGIAVWSSKDRKNWRPEKPIFAAAPQWATKAVPGFTRNHIWAPDISFHNGVYYLFYSISAFGKNTSCIGLATNKTLDPRAKDFKWVDQGMVVQSVPGRDMWNAIDPNLIRDEAGTPWLSFGSFWDGIKLVQLRPDLQAPAQPEQWRTLARRPRNPS
- a CDS encoding glycoside hydrolase family 43 protein; the protein is MKLKNLLLPAANLFLSSVLALTTGCAVAQTTAVPVAGNPIIKDKYTADPAAMVHNGTVYLYAGHDEAPARQERYVMNEWLCYSSTDMVNWKEHPSPLNVRAFAWAKADAWASQVIERNGKFYWYVAVEHGSIPGKSIGVAVSDSPTGPFKDARGSALITNNMTESPISWDDIDPTVFVDDKGQAYLYWGNTNCYWAMLKPNMTELDGPINKVSNLPNFTEAPWIHKNKGWYYLSYAYQFPEKIAYAMSRSIEGPWEFKGILNEVAGNSNTNHQAIIEFKGQSYFIYHNGSIPTDGGSFRRSVCIDYLYYNKDGTMKRVVMTTEGVKPAK
- a CDS encoding alpha-L-arabinofuranosidase C-terminal domain-containing protein, with amino-acid sequence MKAVKAKYPTINIVSSAGPAPDGPLFDMATKRLRELKAEVIDEHYYAKPEWFRQNVGRYDNYPTTGSKIFAGEYAAQTVAIGSPDNKNSWDAAISEAAFMTGLERNADKVIMASYAPLFAHVEAWQWTPDMIWFDNLKSYGTPNYYVQKMYSTNPGTTMLPVQRGDNAKNGQDNLFSSAVADDKTGEIIVKLVNYSTEARPVTINLQGVKKLGKAGRAIVLASNDLNAVNSLEQPMNVAPKEEKFKVSSANVSYTLAPNSFTVLRIPGKR
- a CDS encoding carbohydrate binding domain-containing protein, whose amino-acid sequence is MMPPSSPTRFALLAGSLALCSPFVYSPALSQSKNAANTITVQVNKPGAPIAKTMYGLFFEDINFAADGGLYPELVKNKSFELDEHLLGWRGINGAAALSTYTVSSQEPISNANRHFLRMTAATASPDAGFVNEGFRGMGVKEGGEYTFSVYLRKGPGSVSGLNVTLEEEGQRGPGPEAAVSGRVLAQTKITGLTGEWKKYTAVLKSAGTAPKPA
- a CDS encoding LacI family DNA-binding transcriptional regulator yields the protein MAPRKKQAPDLTSSNPVSMADLARELGVSMTTISRALSDHHSIGPAMKQKVLKLAKKYNYQPNRLASALRKGKSQLLGIVVPYIEGRFFPSVVHGIESAASKAGYNVIICQSNEDVAQERRNLDILLSAQVAGILVSLSRTTLDYRHFDKVRSRGMPLVFFDRVVEGDNVNAVILDDQEGGYVSTRHLISQGCRRIAHLAGPQHLNIYKNRRQGYFDALREAGLPEDESLVLYSDMGQEQGAEGLRQLLALPNPPDAVFAAGDYSALGAMQEAKRQGLRVPEDIAISGFSNEAFTVITEPTITTIDQRCEEMGQAAVRLLLEVIEADGRPFAPRQVALRPELLVRKSSVRQVEELVATSGVIPVTA
- a CDS encoding 3'-5' exonuclease, encoding MMAPGHLLFLDTETTGLPARWDRPYAEKQAWPYVAQLGWLIYTQEGELVKTTKAYLQIPPGSMPASATAIHGLSSEFMRVHGRDPKAVLRLLLQDLARYQPRVIGHFLQLDFHVLGAAFARADLGNPLPDLPQFCTMQPTWPSLQGEPQQRHLRLHELHELLFNEPMERLHDAFVDAQATARCFFELRRRGLISPELMENQPRLTTPTQQIKPHPFRWLFLLASAGSFPLVAWLVYG